The stretch of DNA GATCCTGTTGATCCTGTCAAAAAACTCTCAGTGCTTCTCTCTGTGTCCTCTGTGGCTCTGTGGTTAATTGAATTGAAATCAGTGAGTCACCGGCGCCGCGGGGGCGTCCGCGGTCTTGCCGCTGCGGTGCAGGTCGGGGAGCACCTCGACGTAGCCCCCCTCGTCCGGGTCGTAGACGAAGTCGTCGTACACGTAGGGGCTGCCGACCCACGGTTGAATCTCAAAATTCGCCGTCGTCGGCGGGCTGCAGCACTTCCACTCCAGCGTCGCCGCGCCCCACGGGTTGTCCGGCGCTTTCTTGCCGCGGAACAGCGAGTAGATCAGCACCGCCGCCGCGAGCGAGAAACCGACGCCAAGGATGACATACCCCGAGGTCGACAGCTGGTGCAGGAACTGGAACTCGGGCTTGTACGCCGCGTAGCGTCGCGGCATGCCGCGGGTGCCGAGGATGAACTGCGGGAAGAACGTGGTGTTGAAGCCGATGAAAACAAGCAGGCAGGCGATGCGGCCCCAGAGCTCGCTGTACATCTTGCCGAACATCTTCGGCCACCAGTGGAAGAGACCGGCGAGGAAGGCGATCAGCGTGCTGCCCATCATCACGTAGTGGAAGTGGGCGACGACGAAGTACGTGTCGTGCAAGTGGATGTCGGTCGCCAGCGTGCCGAGGAACAGGCCCGTCAAGCCGCCGATCGTGAACTGCACGATGAACGCCAGGGCGTAACACATCGGCGTCGTCAGATGGATCGATCCCTTGTACATGGTCGTCAACCAGTTGAAGACCTTGATCGCCGACGGGATCGACACCGTAAACGTCAGCGCGCTGAAGATCACCGCCGCGAGCTTGCTCTCGGTGCTGGTGAACATGTGGTGGCCCCACACCAGGAAGCCCAGCAGCGCGATCGCCACCGACGAGTACGCGATGAACGTGTAACCGAAGATGTGCTTGCGGCTGTGGACCGGGATCACCTCGGAGATGATCGCCATTCCCGGCAGGATCATGATGTAGACGGCCGGGTGCGAGTAGAACCAGAAGAAGTGCTGGTACAACACCGGGTCGCCGCCGAGGGCGGGGTCGAAGATGCCGATGCCCATCAGGCGTTCGCACATCAACAGCACCAGCGTGATCGCTAGCACCGGCGTGGCGAGGACCTGGATGATGGCGGTCGAGTAGATGCCCCACATGAAGAGCGGCATCTTGAACCAGGTCATCCCCTTGGGACGCATCGTGTTGACGGTCACCACGAAGTTCAGGCCCGTGAAGATCGAGCTGAACCCGAGGATAAAGACGCCCATCGTCGCGAAGATGACGCTTGTCTGCGTCGAGGTGCTGTAGGGCGTGTAGAAGGTCCAGCCCGTATCGAGGCCGGACGTGAGCAGCGTAATCAAGAAGAAGACCGCGCCGATGCACCACAGGTGGAAGCTGGCGAGGTTCATCCGTGGGAACGCCACGTCCTTCGCCCCCAGCATCATCGGCAAGAAGATATTGCCCAGCGCCGCGGGGATGCTCGGGATGATGAACAGGAACGTCATCACCGCCCCGTGGAGCGTGAACATCTGGTTGTAGAAGTCCTGCGCTTGTTGGACGTTGTCGTGGAACAGACCGGGCGTGCCGTTCCACAGTTCCAACCGCACCGCGCCGGCGAAGATGCCGCCCAGCAGGAACGCCGACATCACGCCGCACAAGTACATCACGCCGATGCGCTTGTGGTCGAGCGTGAACGCCCACGACGAGACGGCCTGCCAGAAGGTCATCCCGGGGGGATTGGCGAGGTAGCTCCGCCCTTGCGGGATGAACACCTTGCGGCTGGGGTCCTCGGCGATCGCCTGGAGAAGCGAGTGCTCGCGGGATTGGGAAATCATGGTAGCTGTTAGCGGTTAGGCGTTAGCAGTTAGCTATTTCTTCGGTAGGTCAGCGAGTCGCGTCGTCTCGCGACGCGGTCCCTTCGCGGCCTACGATTCGGTGGCGGTCTCGGCGTCGTCCGTCTCGGGTTGCTCGCCGGTCTTTGGCTCCTCGACATCCATCTTCTCGGCGGCGGCTTCTTCCGAGTCTGGCTTGTCCGCGGGAGTTTGCTCTTCGGCGGGAATCGGCTCGCCGGCGTCGAGCCCGTCGCCGGGCGATGTATCGACGCCCTCGGCCGACCCCTCGCCTTCCTCTTGGCCCGGCACACCGCCGGCGTCTTCCCACGTCGCCGGGACGCTGTCGGCTTCGGCGCTGAGCTTCTTCATGTAGTAGATGACGGCCGCGATCTCGGCGTCCTTGAGCTGACCCTGATAGCTCGGCATGACGCCCTTAAAGCCGTCGCGGATCTGAGCCATTGGGTTGAGGATCGACTCGCGGATGTAGTTCTCATCGACCTTGACGGTCCCCTTGTCGGTCTTCTGCTCGGTGCCGTAGGTGCCCTGCCACGTCGGGCCGGTCGACGCCTTGCCATCGACCGAGTGGCACTGTGAGCAGCCGCGCTGCTTCCAGATCTTTTCGCCCAACTCCGCCGGCGAGCTCGTCGGGTCGATCCGCGCCGCTTCGGCGAGCCATGTCTCGAAGGTGCCCGACTTGTGGACGACCACCTTCGCGATCATGGCCGAGTGGCCCTGGCCGCAGTACTCGGTGCAGAACAGGTCGTAGCCGTTCTCGTCGGCGCCGGTGGTGCTCGGGTCGATCGCCGGGTCGAACGATTCGGTCGGCGTCGTGGCGTTGAACCACAACTCGCTATACCGACCGGGCACCACGTCCATCTTCACCCGGAAGGCCGGGACGTAGAGGCTGTGCAGCACGTCGTCGCTCGACATGACCAGCCGCACGTCACGGTCGGCGGGGACGTGAAGGTTCGGGTCGACGACCCCGTTGGGGTACATGAACGACCAGTTCCACTTCTTCGCAACGACCTGGATCTCGTACGCGTTCTCGGGGGGCGTCCGCAGGTCGAGGTAGAAGAGCACGCCGTACCAGAACAGCGCCACAACGATGAAGCTGGGGATGATCGACCACAACGCTTCGAGGCGGTTGTCGTGATGGGGCGTGTGCTGCTCGACATGACCGGGCCGGGCGTAGTAGCGCGCGATGAACGCCACCAGGACCGCCACGATCAGGAAGAAGAAGAACGCGCAGATCCCGAGGATCCAGAAGTACAGCGTGTCGATCGCCGCGGCGCCGGTCGAGGCGGCGTCGCGGAACTGGTCGAACGTGCCGAACGACGCGAGCGGGATTTGCATGGGCGAAACGGGCGACATCGGTATCAGGCGACTTCGTTAGGCTCCCGCTCGGCCGCTTGCGGCTCAGCGGGGTTGATTGACGTAGCGTCGTTGGCAGCGGCGCTAGACGGCGTGCGACGCAGCCAGTAAGGCAACAACCCCGCGCACATCGCGAAAATGGTCACCCCCGCGCCGACACTCATCACTCGACGGGCGACCGGGCCGTAGCGGCCCTTGGTCTCGTCGTAGTGGAAGCAGAACAAGATAATCTGATCGAGTGGAGAGCCAATTTTGCCATCGGCGGCCTCGATCAATGACAGCCGGAGCGTCTGCGGGTCGTACGCGACGCCGTACAGGTAACGCGACACCACGCCCTTCGGCGTGACGACGATCTCCGCCGCGGTGTGCGAGTACTCGCGCGTGTCGGGGACGTACTTGTAACGGAAGCCGACGGCGTCGGCGAGCGCGCGGATGTTCTCTTGGTTGCCCGTCAAGAAGCGGACCCCCTCGGCAGCGCCGGCGCGGCCGTAACGCTGGAGGTACTTTTGCTCGGTCTGTTTGGCGCGGAGGGTTGTCTCCAGCGGATCGACGCTGACGCTCACCACATCGAACTCGCGGCCGGGCGTCCAGCCCTTGGCCTCGGTGATCTCGGCGAGCGTGTCGAACAGGCCGTTGAGCTGCAGGCCGCACAGCATGGGGCAGTCGCTGTAATTGAGCGACAACAGGACGGGGCGGTCGCCCGTGAAGACCTCGGCCAGCGTGATCGCCTTGCCGTTCTCGTCACGGAAGCGCAGGTCGAGCGGCACCTGAGAGCCCGACTTGTCGTCGACGCCGACGCCCTGCATCTCTTCGGGCAACTTCTCGATCAGTTGCGCCCTCACCGGCCCCGCGCAGACCGCCAGCGCCAGAGCCACGAGGGCACTTAGGCACGGCGTTCGTGAGGGGACAGCTAACATCGACTCGAAATGGCTACGATTCGAAGGGAGATAAGGAGATGTTTGGGGATGGGGGGATGGTCTCTCGGCAGGGCAGGCCGCTGTGGGGTGGTTCGTCTACGAAGTGATTCAGAAGGAAACGAGCGGTGGTTTGGCTGGTCCGGACGGCGTCACCGACGATCATCCTTCAATACCTCCAGTTATCCCCCTATCCCCTTCCCCGAAACACCCCTCTGGGAATTCACTCCGCTTTTTTGCTCTGCAGCTCGGCCAGCACTAGTTGTTTAGCGCGGTTGATCGGAATCGTGTAGGGATTCCCCTCCGCGGTGGGGGCGGCATAGCTTGCCAGCACCCCTCGCTGATCGGTGAGCGTCTTCTCAGACTCGATATACCGCGGGGCGATGAGCCGTGTTGTATTGAGCCTGTTCTGCGCCGCGAAGTAAAGCGCCGCGGACCCGAACATCGTGCCGAGGATGATCGCCACCGACACGAAGCCCCAGACCATGAGCGTCGCGCTATCGACGCCGTCTGGCTCGACGCCGGGTTCGGGGATCGGTTGGCCCGGGGGGATTGTGACGGGGTGGTGGCTCATCGCTCGTACTCGCCGGATAGTGCTAACCGCCGAACAGGGGCGGAATCAACTTACTTTCGGTGGGTCGCTTGAGGAAAGGAGATTTGGAGGATGTTGGTGATAGGGGGGATGGTGTCTTGGAGGGGCGACGACTTCGCGATCGAAGTCTCTTAATTCGTTAAAGACTGCCTGCCGGTTTCGGCACGTCCCAATGACGGCCCAATGACGGCCACTTCCCCTATCTCCAAATACCCCCCTACCCCTCCTCTTTAATCCGTCTTGCCTAAATGACTTAGTGGTTGTGGTAGCTGAGGGCGATCGGCAGGCGTGGGTCTTGGACCGGGAGCAGCCAGCGACCGGCGGCGACGCTCATCCAGGCCCACGTGAACACGCCCAACGCGCCCGCGGTGGTAATCAGTCCCATCACGACCGTCATCCCCACCGAGCCATCCGTCCGCACTTGCGGCAGGATGATGTAGGCCAGATCGATCCAATGCGCGACGAGCATCCAGCCCGCCCAGAAGAACATCATCCGCTTGTTGCGCCGGACCCGCTTCGACATGAAACCCAGGAACGGGATGAAGAAGTGCACCAGGATCAGCGCCAGACCCCAGTAGAGCCAGACGCCCTGCTGTCGGATATCGAACCAGAACGTCTCTTCTGGGATCGCCGCGTACCATATCAGCATGTACTGGCTGAAAGAGACGTACGCCCAGAAGACGACGAAGGCGAACATCAGCTTGG from Botrimarina mediterranea encodes:
- a CDS encoding cytochrome c oxidase subunit II transmembrane domain-containing protein, with the protein product MSPVSPMQIPLASFGTFDQFRDAASTGAAAIDTLYFWILGICAFFFFLIVAVLVAFIARYYARPGHVEQHTPHHDNRLEALWSIIPSFIVVALFWYGVLFYLDLRTPPENAYEIQVVAKKWNWSFMYPNGVVDPNLHVPADRDVRLVMSSDDVLHSLYVPAFRVKMDVVPGRYSELWFNATTPTESFDPAIDPSTTGADENGYDLFCTEYCGQGHSAMIAKVVVHKSGTFETWLAEAARIDPTSSPAELGEKIWKQRGCSQCHSVDGKASTGPTWQGTYGTEQKTDKGTVKVDENYIRESILNPMAQIRDGFKGVMPSYQGQLKDAEIAAVIYYMKKLSAEADSVPATWEDAGGVPGQEEGEGSAEGVDTSPGDGLDAGEPIPAEEQTPADKPDSEEAAAEKMDVEEPKTGEQPETDDAETATES
- a CDS encoding cytochrome c oxidase subunit I produces the protein MISQSREHSLLQAIAEDPSRKVFIPQGRSYLANPPGMTFWQAVSSWAFTLDHKRIGVMYLCGVMSAFLLGGIFAGAVRLELWNGTPGLFHDNVQQAQDFYNQMFTLHGAVMTFLFIIPSIPAALGNIFLPMMLGAKDVAFPRMNLASFHLWCIGAVFFLITLLTSGLDTGWTFYTPYSTSTQTSVIFATMGVFILGFSSIFTGLNFVVTVNTMRPKGMTWFKMPLFMWGIYSTAIIQVLATPVLAITLVLLMCERLMGIGIFDPALGGDPVLYQHFFWFYSHPAVYIMILPGMAIISEVIPVHSRKHIFGYTFIAYSSVAIALLGFLVWGHHMFTSTESKLAAVIFSALTFTVSIPSAIKVFNWLTTMYKGSIHLTTPMCYALAFIVQFTIGGLTGLFLGTLATDIHLHDTYFVVAHFHYVMMGSTLIAFLAGLFHWWPKMFGKMYSELWGRIACLLVFIGFNTTFFPQFILGTRGMPRRYAAYKPEFQFLHQLSTSGYVILGVGFSLAAAVLIYSLFRGKKAPDNPWGAATLEWKCCSPPTTANFEIQPWVGSPYVYDDFVYDPDEGGYVEVLPDLHRSGKTADAPAAPVTH
- a CDS encoding SCO family protein encodes the protein MALALAVCAGPVRAQLIEKLPEEMQGVGVDDKSGSQVPLDLRFRDENGKAITLAEVFTGDRPVLLSLNYSDCPMLCGLQLNGLFDTLAEITEAKGWTPGREFDVVSVSVDPLETTLRAKQTEQKYLQRYGRAGAAEGVRFLTGNQENIRALADAVGFRYKYVPDTREYSHTAAEIVVTPKGVVSRYLYGVAYDPQTLRLSLIEAADGKIGSPLDQIILFCFHYDETKGRYGPVARRVMSVGAGVTIFAMCAGLLPYWLRRTPSSAAANDATSINPAEPQAAEREPNEVA